In the Oncorhynchus tshawytscha isolate Ot180627B linkage group LG17, Otsh_v2.0, whole genome shotgun sequence genome, one interval contains:
- the ccdc90b gene encoding coiled-coil domain-containing protein 90B, mitochondrial isoform X1: MTSVNRHCVTLFRSVFRHCQRHLNNGTYWGTQSWKEFHVATPVAAYDLRKVELTPLEQRKLTFDSHAMVIELESNGFEKRQAEIIVAALVTLATANMDIVYKDMVTGAHQEIALQQIMAHLDSIRKDMVILEKSEFANLRSENAKMKTELDQIRNRLMEESKKVRAEAKLDINLERSRVTDMFTEQEKKLMENSTEFHRKNAVIDHETMETTKKIDLEVASLKTLLESLKLETIRYLAASVFACLAIALGFYRLWK, from the exons ATGACCAGTGTAAACAGACACTGTGTAACTCTTTTCCGGTCAGTATTTCGGCACTGTCAGAGGCATCTGAACAATGGCACATACTGGGGAACACAGAGTTGGAAAG agtTCCACGTTGCAACACCTGTAGCAGCGTACGACCTGAGGAAAGTGGAACTGACCCCTCTGGAACAGAGGAAACTGACTTTTGACTCTCATGCCATGGTCATTGAGCTGGAGAGCAATG GCTTTGAAAAGCGCCAAGCAGAAATCATAGTAGCGGCTCTGGTGACTCTGGCAACAGCCAACATGGACATAGTGTACAAAGACATGGTGACTGGAGCACACCAG GAGATTGCGCTGCAGCAGATCAtggctcacctggactccatcaggAAAGACATGGTGATCCTGGAGAAGAGTGAGTTTGCCAACCTGCGCTCGGAGAACGCT AAAATGAAGACAGAGTTGGATCAGATAAGGAACAGGCTGATG GAGGAGAGTAAGAAGGTCCGAGCTGAGGCCAAGCTGGACATCAACCTGGAGAGGAGCAGGGTCACTGACatg TTTACTGAGCAGGAGAAGAAACTTATGGAGAACAGCACAGAGTTCCACAGGAAG AACGCAGTCATTGACCACGAAACAATGGAGACGACTAAAAAGATTGATCTAGAGGTGGCCTCCCTGAAAACTCTACTGGAGTCGCTGAAGCTGGAAACCATCCGCTACCTTGCag CGTCCGTTTTCGCCTGCCTAGCGATTGCCTTGGGATTTTACCGCCTTTGGAAGTGA
- the ccdc90b gene encoding coiled-coil domain-containing protein 90B, mitochondrial isoform X2: MVIELESNGFEKRQAEIIVAALVTLATANMDIVYKDMVTGAHQEIALQQIMAHLDSIRKDMVILEKSEFANLRSENAKMKTELDQIRNRLMEESKKVRAEAKLDINLERSRVTDMFTEQEKKLMENSTEFHRKNAVIDHETMETTKKIDLEVASLKTLLESLKLETIRYLAASVFACLAIALGFYRLWK; this comes from the exons ATGGTCATTGAGCTGGAGAGCAATG GCTTTGAAAAGCGCCAAGCAGAAATCATAGTAGCGGCTCTGGTGACTCTGGCAACAGCCAACATGGACATAGTGTACAAAGACATGGTGACTGGAGCACACCAG GAGATTGCGCTGCAGCAGATCAtggctcacctggactccatcaggAAAGACATGGTGATCCTGGAGAAGAGTGAGTTTGCCAACCTGCGCTCGGAGAACGCT AAAATGAAGACAGAGTTGGATCAGATAAGGAACAGGCTGATG GAGGAGAGTAAGAAGGTCCGAGCTGAGGCCAAGCTGGACATCAACCTGGAGAGGAGCAGGGTCACTGACatg TTTACTGAGCAGGAGAAGAAACTTATGGAGAACAGCACAGAGTTCCACAGGAAG AACGCAGTCATTGACCACGAAACAATGGAGACGACTAAAAAGATTGATCTAGAGGTGGCCTCCCTGAAAACTCTACTGGAGTCGCTGAAGCTGGAAACCATCCGCTACCTTGCag CGTCCGTTTTCGCCTGCCTAGCGATTGCCTTGGGATTTTACCGCCTTTGGAAGTGA